The following coding sequences lie in one Synechococcus sp. PCC 7336 genomic window:
- the psbZ gene encoding photosystem II reaction center protein PsbZ — protein MVLSIFQLSLLGLVLYSFLLVVAVPVLYSSATESSKGNGIILLGSAVWAVFVVVVGILSRFA, from the coding sequence GTGGTCCTCAGTATTTTTCAACTCTCTTTATTGGGTCTCGTACTCTACAGCTTTCTATTGGTAGTGGCGGTACCGGTACTGTACAGCTCTGCTACTGAGTCGTCCAAGGGGAACGGCATTATTCTGCTGGGCTCCGCTGTATGGGCAGTGTTTGTGGTGGTGGTAGGCATTCTCAGTCGCTTTGCTTAG